A region of Sulfurovum sp. DNA encodes the following proteins:
- a CDS encoding ABC transporter ATP-binding protein, which translates to MSNVISAKKLTLAYDGGRKEIIKNASFNIHKGDFIFITGPSGSGKSTLLKALYGELKPKGGNLAVGGVNLLNVKPYKLQELRTHMGIIFQDYKLINEWTVAKNVILPLMISGYPADVQNAQAKRLLKHVKLNEYAEKYPLELSGGEQQRVGVARALAKNPVVILADEPTGNLDDYSSNVIWDLMENACQQLETTVLVVTHKIPTIFSLPYRHFIIENKGIYEVC; encoded by the coding sequence ATGTCAAATGTAATTAGCGCAAAGAAACTTACGTTAGCGTATGATGGTGGACGTAAGGAAATTATTAAGAATGCCAGCTTTAACATACATAAAGGGGACTTTATTTTTATTACTGGACCAAGTGGTTCTGGAAAATCAACACTACTTAAAGCACTTTATGGAGAACTTAAACCCAAAGGAGGAAACCTTGCTGTCGGTGGTGTAAATCTTCTCAACGTCAAACCATACAAATTACAGGAACTTCGTACACATATGGGAATTATTTTCCAAGATTACAAGTTAATCAATGAGTGGACTGTTGCCAAGAATGTCATACTGCCGCTAATGATTTCTGGCTATCCTGCTGATGTACAAAATGCACAAGCAAAAAGACTACTAAAGCATGTTAAATTAAATGAATATGCCGAAAAGTATCCATTGGAACTTAGCGGTGGAGAACAGCAACGTGTAGGAGTTGCACGGGCTTTAGCCAAAAATCCTGTAGTCATTTTAGCAGATGAGCCTACAGGAAATCTTGATGATTACTCTTCTAATGTCATTTGGGATCTTATGGAGAATGCTTGTCAGCAACTTGAAACCACAGTACTAGTTGTTACACACAAGATACCAACTATTTTTTCACTACCATATCGTCATTTTATCATTGAAAATAAGGGTATCTATGAAGTTTGTTAA
- a CDS encoding cell division protein FtsX, whose translation MKFVKNHLMFILPLMAILLGVEFYLVFDRTTDSYEKTLKEGYTMLVVTKKPVTLQKLKVLNKHIANIKAIEREQIISEVIQGVSKENKKEILAALPYFYNVGLDSYLGTLQIKQIQYGLEKDPNIKRVETFGSSYSSAYRLFSFIKFLLKVFIGFMGMVSLFLIVKQIEVWKYTHRERMEIMEIFGAPLILRSGILFKVAISDAFIATFFVSGIFFYVKFIWATQSGINLIVHKQNELFQVADMIILLGIALLLVVMAVYSVVTSSRGAQE comes from the coding sequence ATGAAGTTTGTTAAAAATCATCTAATGTTTATATTGCCACTCATGGCAATACTGCTTGGAGTTGAATTTTATTTAGTTTTTGATCGAACAACAGATAGCTATGAAAAAACACTAAAAGAGGGCTATACTATGCTAGTTGTTACTAAAAAACCAGTAACACTTCAAAAACTCAAAGTACTCAACAAGCATATTGCCAATATTAAAGCAATTGAACGTGAACAAATTATCTCTGAGGTAATTCAAGGGGTAAGCAAGGAAAACAAAAAAGAAATTCTTGCTGCATTACCCTACTTTTATAATGTGGGACTTGACAGCTATCTTGGTACATTACAAATCAAACAGATTCAATATGGTCTAGAAAAAGACCCTAACATTAAACGTGTTGAGACCTTTGGAAGTAGCTATAGCTCTGCTTATAGATTATTTTCTTTTATTAAATTTCTTTTAAAGGTGTTTATTGGTTTTATGGGGATGGTCAGTCTTTTTCTTATTGTCAAGCAGATAGAGGTGTGGAAATATACTCACAGAGAACGTATGGAAATAATGGAAATTTTTGGTGCGCCACTAATATTGCGTTCAGGTATATTATTTAAAGTAGCAATTTCTGATGCATTCATTGCTACATTTTTTGTCTCTGGAATCTTCTTTTATGTAAAATTTATTTGGGCAACACAGAGTGGGATTAATCTGATTGTTCATAAACAAAACGAACTTTTTCAGGTAGCAGATATGATAATTTTGCTTGGTATAGCACTACTCCTTGTGGTTATGGCAGTCTATTCTGTAGTTACGAGTTCACGGGGAGCACAAGAGTGA
- a CDS encoding N-acetylmuramoyl-L-alanine amidase, which translates to MKRLLFFLFLGTVWAFASIAILEKAELKKRELQLHFNGSYDKGKIRHFTLKHPYREVFDIPNARLKHSHIGKNLISPHCYSIRISQYKKNTVRITLETGKKYNCKPYRSFFAYNVYHIPLPSFRVKHKTHKRKKEKKKKRTSISKTYTIHTPKYIYTKGKKELIVIDAGHGGHDVGAVSGGKREKDLVLQIARRVERQLKKHGYRVYMTRRIDKFLKLRQRTHIADKKNARIFVSIHANSVPRNKRNKIHGIETFYLQKTRDAKSQRIAARENRAVLKGAGTSLSKRVIIDSVLNGPKIIESNKLAIDVQQRILANLRAHYKGINDGGVRHAPFWVLVGASRPSILVEVGYLSHPRERARLFTSEYQELIAKGISEGIQRYLNNRKREIEL; encoded by the coding sequence GTGAAACGCCTCTTATTTTTTTTGTTTCTTGGTACAGTATGGGCTTTTGCATCTATAGCCATATTGGAAAAAGCAGAGCTAAAAAAAAGGGAGCTTCAGCTCCATTTTAATGGCTCTTATGATAAGGGAAAGATACGACACTTTACACTCAAACATCCATATCGAGAAGTCTTTGATATCCCCAATGCAAGACTTAAACATAGTCATATTGGAAAAAACCTAATTAGTCCACACTGTTACTCTATACGTATTTCCCAATATAAGAAAAATACAGTACGAATCACATTAGAAACAGGAAAAAAGTATAACTGCAAGCCATACCGTTCATTTTTTGCATACAATGTCTACCATATCCCACTTCCTTCCTTCAGGGTGAAACATAAAACACATAAAAGAAAAAAAGAAAAAAAGAAAAAAAGAACTTCCATTTCAAAGACCTATACGATTCATACACCCAAATATATTTATACTAAGGGAAAAAAAGAGCTCATTGTCATAGATGCAGGACATGGTGGACATGATGTAGGAGCTGTAAGTGGTGGAAAACGCGAAAAAGATCTTGTACTTCAAATTGCTAGACGTGTAGAGAGACAGCTTAAGAAGCATGGCTATAGAGTTTATATGACAAGAAGAATAGATAAATTTCTTAAGCTAAGACAACGTACACATATTGCAGATAAAAAGAATGCACGTATTTTTGTTTCCATTCATGCCAACTCTGTACCTAGAAATAAACGAAACAAGATACACGGTATAGAGACATTTTATTTACAAAAAACCAGAGATGCCAAGTCTCAACGTATTGCTGCACGTGAAAACAGAGCAGTACTCAAGGGTGCAGGCACCTCTTTGAGCAAAAGAGTAATTATAGATTCGGTACTCAATGGTCCAAAAATTATTGAGAGTAATAAGCTTGCCATCGATGTACAGCAACGCATACTCGCCAATCTTAGGGCACACTATAAAGGTATCAATGATGGCGGTGTGAGACATGCACCTTTTTGGGTACTAGTAGGTGCCAGCCGCCCTTCTATTCTTGTAGAAGTAGGATACCTCTCTCATCCAAGAGAACGTGCAAGACTTTTTACATCTGAATATCAGGAACTCATTGCCAAAGGAATTTCTGAAGGAATACAGCGGTATCTCAATAATCGTAAACGAGAGATAGAACTCTAA
- a CDS encoding RelA/SpoT family protein, with the protein MDTFLFRVKGIHTIEKATALLWEQLPKHSSQVQKALDLAMTAHDGQKRKSGEPYIVHPILVAAITASISNDETMVQAALLHDVIEDTDFDLKDLSHEFGEDVTHIVEGLTKIVEIQDEKMVSLDSDNRLASSALTFRKMLVASIKDIRVLIIKLCDRMHNMLTLDALLPHKRKRIAEETLVVYAPIAHKLGISRLKNYLEDLSFYHIYPEDYTKIDNYIKKNAQNLQFKLNAFIQKVRKLMEQHGFEDKHFNIIGRVKHYYSIYLKMHRKGVGIEEILDLLAIRIILKNPLECYTVLGLMHLNFRPLISRFKDYIAIPKENGYKTIHTTLFNEEGIIETQIRTHQMHQLAEYGVAAHWKYKEGNSSVNLQWLESLSYQNESIEEFYELAKGDLFSEDITVFSPKGDYYTLPKGSIVLDFAYAIHSEVGTHAVTAFINKQKSSLLTVLKNGDIVKIIKDEKPHLHCSWQDTVKTSKAKEGIRSHCRARIKEINTFSSYNILATFFNQTTERIKRRIEDMGMSETIYRLPTQLDYSKKIIHKLAAYMGTKEVRFWELLKKGYKKPQVKKIEYFQFFINKPLDSVTFDYCCHPKVGDQIIAFYKDSKAIIHHKLCKKAYTKILEGKPMLFVSWRGTKLSRYRLIISLQNQKGVLADLLAKLSVLNMNVISIELGIKSSESAEYCQIEVESSESRKVVLEEKIAQRFKLIEMISLDDAYNK; encoded by the coding sequence TTGGATACATTCCTTTTTAGAGTCAAAGGTATACATACGATAGAAAAAGCGACAGCCCTTCTGTGGGAACAACTCCCCAAGCACTCCTCACAAGTACAAAAGGCACTTGATCTTGCCATGACCGCTCATGATGGGCAAAAACGCAAGAGTGGAGAACCTTATATTGTACATCCTATTCTTGTTGCCGCCATTACTGCCTCCATCTCCAATGATGAAACCATGGTACAAGCAGCACTACTACATGATGTAATTGAAGATACTGATTTTGATCTCAAAGATCTCTCCCATGAATTTGGAGAAGATGTAACCCATATAGTTGAGGGACTAACCAAAATAGTTGAGATTCAAGATGAAAAGATGGTCTCTTTGGATTCAGACAATAGACTTGCCTCGTCTGCACTAACCTTCCGCAAAATGCTCGTTGCCTCCATTAAAGATATTCGTGTACTAATCATTAAACTCTGTGACCGTATGCATAACATGTTGACTCTTGATGCACTACTCCCACACAAACGTAAACGTATTGCTGAAGAGACATTGGTTGTTTATGCGCCCATTGCACATAAACTAGGTATCTCCCGATTAAAAAATTATCTTGAAGACCTTAGCTTCTATCACATTTACCCCGAAGATTATACTAAAATAGATAACTATATTAAAAAAAATGCTCAAAATCTTCAGTTTAAACTGAATGCTTTTATACAGAAAGTACGCAAGCTGATGGAACAACATGGATTTGAAGATAAACACTTCAACATTATTGGACGTGTAAAACATTACTACTCCATCTATTTGAAGATGCACCGCAAAGGAGTGGGCATAGAGGAGATACTTGATCTACTTGCTATACGTATCATTCTTAAAAATCCTCTAGAGTGCTATACTGTGCTAGGATTAATGCATCTAAACTTCCGGCCACTTATCTCTCGCTTTAAAGATTATATTGCTATTCCTAAAGAGAATGGGTACAAAACCATTCATACAACACTTTTTAATGAAGAGGGAATTATTGAAACACAAATACGCACACACCAAATGCATCAACTAGCCGAGTATGGAGTTGCCGCACACTGGAAATATAAAGAGGGTAACAGTAGCGTCAACCTCCAGTGGCTTGAGAGTCTCTCTTATCAAAATGAATCTATCGAGGAGTTTTATGAGCTAGCAAAAGGTGATCTTTTCTCAGAAGATATTACTGTCTTCTCTCCCAAAGGAGACTACTATACACTACCTAAAGGCTCTATAGTCCTTGATTTTGCCTATGCAATCCATTCTGAAGTAGGAACCCATGCAGTCACTGCCTTTATCAATAAACAAAAATCCTCATTGCTTACTGTACTCAAGAATGGGGATATTGTCAAAATTATTAAAGACGAAAAACCACACCTGCACTGTTCATGGCAGGATACAGTCAAAACATCCAAAGCTAAAGAGGGTATACGCAGTCATTGTCGTGCTCGTATTAAAGAGATAAACACCTTCTCTTCCTATAATATTCTTGCTACATTTTTTAACCAAACTACAGAACGTATCAAGAGACGCATAGAAGATATGGGGATGTCAGAGACTATCTATAGGTTACCAACTCAGTTAGATTATTCCAAAAAAATTATTCATAAACTTGCTGCCTATATGGGTACCAAGGAGGTTCGTTTTTGGGAACTTTTAAAAAAGGGTTACAAAAAACCTCAGGTCAAAAAGATAGAGTATTTCCAATTCTTTATCAACAAACCATTGGATAGCGTAACATTCGATTACTGCTGTCACCCCAAAGTAGGTGATCAAATCATTGCATTTTATAAGGACAGTAAGGCTATTATACACCACAAATTGTGCAAAAAAGCCTATACAAAAATATTAGAAGGAAAACCAATGCTCTTTGTGAGCTGGAGAGGTACCAAACTTTCCCGCTATAGGCTTATTATTAGCTTACAAAATCAAAAAGGTGTATTGGCTGACTTGCTAGCAAAACTTTCAGTATTAAATATGAATGTCATTAGCATTGAACTTGGTATTAAAAGTTCTGAGAGTGCTGAATATTGTCAAATAGAAGTTGAAAGTTCAGAGTCTCGTAAGGTTGTGCTTGAAGAAAAAATTGCACAAAGGTTTAAACTAATTGAGATGATTAGCCTAGATGATGCCTATAATAAATAG
- a CDS encoding nitronate monooxygenase, with amino-acid sequence MTFKPFKIGKYIIENPIIQGGMGVGISWDQLAGTVSKEGGLGVISAVGTGIYKNRSYLDDKEMVGKEYRPLNPINFYAFKALKKIFENARKICNDKPLAANILYVQSEYDRVVKDACEAGANIIITGAGLPLTMPDAAKDYPDVALVPIVSTAKALRILCRRWKKTHNKLPDAVIVEGPLSGGHQGFKYEECFLPENQLEVILPPVVEEAKNWGNMPIIAAGGIWDHNDIIRMMELGASGVQLGTRFIGTVECDASDTMKQIIINAKEEDIKLFKSPVGYPARGVKTELHHRIEKGTAPKVACISNCVSPCNRGEEAKIVGYCIADRLSDAYDGIAETGLFFTGANGYRLKEIITVKALMEKLMNGEEQ; translated from the coding sequence ATGACATTCAAGCCATTTAAAATAGGAAAATATATAATTGAAAACCCAATTATACAGGGAGGTATGGGGGTTGGTATCAGTTGGGATCAACTTGCGGGTACCGTTTCTAAAGAAGGTGGCTTGGGAGTCATTTCTGCCGTAGGTACAGGTATATACAAGAATAGAAGCTACCTTGATGACAAAGAGATGGTGGGCAAAGAGTATCGTCCACTCAATCCAATTAACTTCTATGCTTTCAAAGCACTCAAAAAGATCTTTGAAAATGCACGGAAAATTTGTAACGATAAGCCTCTTGCAGCTAATATACTCTATGTACAAAGCGAATATGATAGAGTGGTAAAGGATGCTTGTGAGGCAGGTGCAAACATTATTATCACTGGTGCAGGATTACCGTTAACGATGCCTGATGCAGCCAAAGACTACCCTGATGTAGCATTGGTACCCATTGTTTCCACTGCAAAGGCATTGCGTATTCTCTGTCGTCGTTGGAAAAAAACCCACAACAAACTTCCTGATGCTGTGATTGTAGAAGGTCCACTTAGTGGTGGACATCAAGGATTTAAGTATGAGGAGTGCTTTTTGCCTGAGAACCAACTTGAGGTGATTCTTCCTCCTGTAGTGGAGGAGGCAAAAAATTGGGGCAATATGCCCATTATTGCAGCGGGTGGTATTTGGGATCATAATGATATTATACGCATGATGGAACTCGGTGCAAGTGGAGTACAGCTTGGTACTCGTTTCATTGGAACCGTAGAGTGCGATGCATCTGATACAATGAAACAGATTATTATCAATGCAAAGGAAGAGGATATTAAACTCTTTAAATCTCCTGTTGGATATCCTGCAAGAGGTGTTAAAACAGAGCTACATCACCGTATTGAAAAAGGGACAGCACCTAAAGTTGCCTGTATCTCTAACTGTGTCTCACCCTGTAACCGTGGAGAAGAAGCAAAAATTGTAGGGTATTGTATTGCTGATCGTCTCTCTGATGCCTATGATGGTATTGCAGAAACAGGACTCTTTTTCACTGGTGCTAATGGCTATCGTCTTAAAGAGATTATTACTGTCAAAGCGCTAATGGAAAAACTAATGAATGGAGAAGAACAATAG
- the trmB gene encoding tRNA (guanosine(46)-N7)-methyltransferase TrmB yields the protein MPHIKVKPFDTSLIETKISQSTLLKFRVTAINQGDELWGIVLENKEFLLQVKHYDDSVLIKYDKITRPLKVNLLKKALKYVVNELKLEVISSNISQHKDTYYASKYEKSIEDFYTASFSFKKVSVEIGFGSGRHLLYQAKKHPNTLFIGLEIHTPSAQQVLKQIELQDLKNIWIVNYDARLFLEMLPSNLLEQIFIHFPVPWDKKPHRRIISLNFLSESMRVLKKEGRLELRTDSKNYFWYALEVFFAIPKTHIEVHKNKVLEVTSKYEARWLKMEKDIYDIYVVCNEESQAQQALPDFNFNIVKYGKYLGEGLPKKTLVKEDYFVHIERVYKGNDKMLLVKCSFGSFNRPEHKYILLTKEECRYVASSPVKSHTNHKAHLKLMELLSNVKCN from the coding sequence ATGCCACATATTAAAGTCAAACCATTTGATACTTCACTGATTGAGACAAAAATCTCACAGAGTACATTATTAAAATTTAGGGTTACGGCTATCAATCAAGGCGATGAACTGTGGGGTATAGTGCTTGAAAATAAAGAGTTCTTGCTTCAAGTAAAGCACTATGATGACAGCGTACTTATCAAATATGATAAGATTACCCGTCCTCTCAAGGTTAACTTGCTTAAAAAGGCACTCAAATATGTTGTAAACGAGCTTAAACTGGAAGTAATTTCTTCCAATATTTCCCAACACAAAGATACGTACTATGCTTCAAAGTATGAAAAATCCATTGAAGACTTCTATACAGCTAGTTTCTCTTTTAAAAAGGTCTCTGTAGAGATAGGGTTTGGATCTGGAAGGCATCTGCTCTATCAGGCAAAAAAGCACCCAAATACACTCTTTATTGGATTGGAAATACACACTCCTTCTGCTCAGCAGGTACTTAAACAGATTGAACTACAAGATTTGAAAAATATCTGGATAGTCAATTATGATGCACGACTTTTTTTAGAAATGCTACCCTCCAACTTACTAGAACAAATCTTTATTCACTTCCCTGTACCATGGGATAAAAAGCCCCATCGTCGCATTATCAGTTTAAACTTTCTTTCTGAATCGATGCGTGTACTAAAAAAAGAGGGTAGGCTTGAGTTAAGAACAGACAGCAAAAACTACTTTTGGTACGCACTGGAAGTTTTCTTTGCTATACCCAAGACCCATATAGAGGTACACAAAAACAAAGTATTGGAGGTGACCAGCAAATATGAGGCACGATGGCTGAAAATGGAAAAAGATATCTATGATATCTATGTGGTATGCAATGAAGAGTCTCAAGCACAACAAGCATTACCTGACTTTAATTTTAATATTGTAAAATATGGAAAATATTTAGGGGAGGGGCTTCCCAAAAAGACATTGGTAAAAGAGGATTATTTTGTACATATTGAACGGGTCTATAAGGGCAATGATAAGATGCTTCTAGTGAAGTGTTCTTTCGGTAGCTTTAATAGACCGGAACACAAATATATCCTTCTAACTAAAGAGGAATGCCGTTATGTTGCTTCTTCTCCAGTAAAGAGTCATACCAATCATAAAGCCCACCTCAAACTAATGGAGTTGCTCAGCAATGTCAAATGTAATTAG
- the tyrS gene encoding tyrosine--tRNA ligase, whose amino-acid sequence MLVKQALEEICRGTAEIIDMERIEVLIKRFYETGETYTVKAGFDPTGTDLHLGHTVLLQKLRIFQNHGGHIQLLIGDFTATIGDPTGKSMTRNVLDRETILKNAKTYTNQVFNIVDKSKTDIVFNSKWLEALGASGMVTLTTTFNVARMLERDDFEKRYKSGQSISISEFIYPLLQGYDSVELKSDIEIGGTDQKFNLLMGRHLQRTYNVGKEQAVLMMPILEGLDGVQKMSKSLNNYIGITETPNDIYAKILSISDELMWRYYELLSEKPLKEIIQIKEDVSTNMLHPKTVKENLALELVERFYNKEVAQTAKVAFEQIFKANKLPDNIPEVTVEADIWICKAMVDAGIEPSTSQARRDIQQGAVRIDQQKIHDQQMKLSKGEYILQVGKRKFIKIKVGL is encoded by the coding sequence ATGCTAGTCAAACAAGCGCTAGAAGAGATATGCAGAGGAACTGCCGAGATTATCGACATGGAACGCATTGAAGTACTAATAAAGAGATTTTATGAAACAGGAGAAACCTATACCGTGAAAGCAGGGTTTGATCCTACAGGTACTGATTTGCATCTAGGGCATACTGTACTACTTCAAAAATTACGTATTTTTCAAAACCATGGTGGACACATACAACTTCTTATTGGTGACTTTACTGCAACTATTGGCGACCCAACAGGCAAAAGTATGACACGCAATGTGCTTGATAGGGAGACTATCCTTAAAAATGCTAAAACCTATACTAATCAGGTATTCAATATTGTTGATAAAAGTAAGACTGATATTGTTTTTAATTCAAAATGGCTTGAAGCACTTGGTGCTTCAGGTATGGTGACATTGACTACAACATTTAATGTTGCACGCATGCTTGAGCGTGATGATTTTGAAAAACGATACAAGTCAGGACAGAGTATCTCTATCTCTGAATTTATCTATCCTCTACTTCAAGGGTATGACTCAGTAGAACTTAAGTCTGATATTGAAATAGGTGGAACTGATCAAAAATTCAATCTACTCATGGGCAGACATCTACAACGTACTTATAATGTAGGTAAAGAGCAAGCAGTCTTAATGATGCCAATTCTTGAAGGACTTGATGGAGTACAGAAAATGAGTAAGTCTTTAAACAATTATATTGGCATTACTGAGACACCCAATGATATTTATGCTAAGATACTCTCTATTTCTGACGAATTAATGTGGCGCTACTATGAGCTACTTAGTGAAAAACCTCTCAAGGAAATTATACAGATAAAAGAAGATGTTTCTACAAATATGCTACATCCTAAAACAGTTAAAGAAAATCTTGCATTGGAGCTAGTAGAAAGGTTTTACAATAAAGAAGTAGCACAGACTGCTAAAGTAGCGTTCGAACAGATATTTAAAGCCAATAAGCTCCCCGATAATATACCTGAGGTAACTGTAGAAGCAGATATTTGGATATGCAAAGCAATGGTTGATGCAGGCATTGAACCTTCAACCTCTCAGGCACGTCGCGATATCCAACAGGGTGCAGTGCGCATTGATCAGCAGAAAATACATGATCAGCAGATGAAACTCTCTAAAGGGGAGTATATCTTACAGGTAGGAAAACGTAAATTCATAAAAATAAAGGTGGGGTTATGA
- a CDS encoding peptidoglycan DD-metalloendopeptidase family protein, with translation MSLIQRQQQKTTRKLDKIAKDIKAAEEEIVYLDKKIVELEKDQYKIEKAYTHLRKTLRGSQSKLERINKEFEHKQKQFTKLLSEQFSVNFAMEKAYELTRSSIIHQEIYQIYKRRNTQILAQLKKELDKLKYKKDNAKSHRNHIKNQLEKIIKKRESYTTKKKKKEKLHKKLILDEEKYTARLQKIADKQNALRTTLAKLNILRKQEVQEARRRAAIRKEVLRKEKERKRKLRLAKMKIVEKERKFQEALKHAKTKIDRKRVKLMAEAAATAKMNIIQESQKVRNINSSYKKEIIYHYHGKKTISPITGAKLIKKFGTYIDPIYKIKIFNESITLKAPSSPGKVKNVLNGKIVFAGESSMLGKVVVVRHRGKIHTVYAGLSKIAPTIRVGKKIKKGYVIGKVKHKLLFQATKNSKHINPLKLIRV, from the coding sequence TTGAGTCTGATACAAAGACAGCAGCAGAAAACTACACGAAAATTAGACAAGATTGCCAAGGATATCAAGGCAGCAGAGGAAGAAATTGTCTATCTTGATAAAAAGATTGTTGAGCTTGAAAAAGATCAATACAAAATAGAGAAGGCATATACACATTTAAGAAAAACTCTTCGGGGGTCTCAAAGCAAACTAGAGAGAATAAACAAAGAGTTTGAACACAAACAAAAACAGTTTACCAAACTTCTCTCTGAACAGTTTTCAGTTAATTTTGCTATGGAAAAAGCATATGAATTAACACGTAGTTCAATTATACATCAAGAGATTTATCAGATCTATAAAAGACGCAATACACAGATACTTGCACAACTTAAAAAAGAGCTTGATAAATTGAAATATAAAAAAGATAATGCAAAATCTCATAGAAACCATATAAAAAACCAGTTAGAAAAAATTATAAAAAAACGAGAATCTTATACAACAAAAAAGAAGAAGAAAGAGAAATTACATAAAAAACTTATACTGGATGAGGAAAAATATACTGCTAGACTACAGAAGATTGCAGATAAGCAGAATGCACTTCGAACAACACTTGCCAAACTTAATATTCTCCGTAAACAAGAGGTTCAAGAGGCTCGTAGGCGGGCAGCAATACGCAAAGAGGTGCTACGTAAAGAAAAAGAGCGTAAACGTAAGCTTCGACTAGCAAAAATGAAGATTGTAGAAAAAGAGCGTAAATTCCAAGAAGCACTTAAGCACGCTAAAACAAAAATAGATCGTAAAAGAGTAAAACTAATGGCCGAGGCGGCAGCAACAGCAAAAATGAATATTATTCAAGAGAGCCAAAAAGTACGCAACATCAACTCTTCTTACAAAAAAGAGATCATATATCATTATCATGGCAAAAAGACAATCTCTCCTATTACAGGAGCAAAATTGATTAAGAAATTTGGTACCTATATTGACCCTATCTATAAAATAAAGATATTTAATGAATCAATTACTCTAAAGGCACCTTCTTCTCCTGGAAAAGTCAAAAATGTACTGAATGGAAAAATTGTTTTTGCTGGAGAATCGAGTATGCTAGGAAAAGTTGTGGTTGTTAGACATAGAGGAAAAATACATACTGTCTACGCAGGGCTCTCTAAAATTGCGCCCACTATTCGTGTTGGTAAAAAAATTAAAAAAGGGTATGTAATTGGTAAAGTTAAACATAAATTGCTGTTTCAAGCAACAAAGAATTCGAAGCATATTAATCCACTTAAATTAATTCGTGTTTAA
- the pyrH gene encoding UMP kinase produces the protein MTKRVLIKFSGEALAGKEGYGIDTKILNYIAGEIKELVENGIEVGIVVGGGNIIRGVTAAADGIIKRTSGDYMGMLATVINGVAIQEALEHAGLQARLQSAINMQEIGESFIVRRARRHLEKERVVIFAGGTGNPYFTTDTAATLRASEIEADLLIKATKVDGVYDKDPKKFYDAVKLSELTYDKALNDHIKVMDDTSIALAKENSLPIVVCNMFEKGNLMRIISGDMSLCSIVK, from the coding sequence GTGACAAAACGTGTATTAATAAAGTTTTCTGGTGAAGCATTAGCCGGCAAAGAAGGCTACGGGATTGATACAAAAATCCTTAATTATATCGCAGGTGAAATCAAAGAACTTGTCGAAAATGGTATCGAAGTAGGTATTGTTGTTGGAGGTGGAAATATTATACGTGGTGTAACCGCAGCAGCAGATGGAATTATTAAACGGACTTCTGGTGATTATATGGGGATGCTTGCAACTGTTATTAATGGTGTTGCCATCCAAGAGGCACTAGAGCACGCAGGGCTTCAGGCACGTCTTCAGTCTGCGATTAACATGCAAGAAATTGGTGAATCCTTCATTGTTCGCCGTGCACGTAGGCACCTTGAAAAAGAGCGTGTAGTGATTTTTGCTGGAGGTACAGGAAATCCCTATTTTACAACTGATACAGCAGCAACACTTAGGGCCTCTGAAATTGAAGCAGATCTACTTATCAAGGCTACAAAGGTGGACGGTGTTTATGACAAAGATCCTAAGAAATTTTATGATGCAGTGAAACTTTCAGAATTAACATATGACAAAGCCTTAAATGATCATATTAAAGTCATGGATGATACCTCTATCGCTTTGGCAAAAGAGAATAGTTTACCAATTGTAGTTTGTAATATGTTTGAAAAGGGTAATCTAATGAGAATTATCAGCGGAGATATGAGTCTTTGCTCGATTGTAAAATAA
- a CDS encoding DNA-directed RNA polymerase subunit omega: protein MRTEQLTAKALERVNFDKYLLANAVGKRAKEIANGAEPFVDIDQKITKHTDIALQEIAEGKLIVDLKG, encoded by the coding sequence TTGAGAACAGAACAACTAACAGCAAAAGCACTTGAGCGGGTAAATTTCGATAAGTACCTTTTGGCAAACGCGGTAGGAAAAAGAGCCAAAGAGATTGCTAATGGTGCAGAACCTTTTGTCGATATAGATCAAAAGATAACAAAACATACAGATATTGCCCTACAGGAAATTGCGGAAGGCAAGCTTATTGTAGACCTCAAAGGATAA